The following proteins come from a genomic window of Methanoculleus caldifontis:
- a CDS encoding winged helix-turn-helix transcriptional regulator, with amino-acid sequence MVTRVRIAGIALAIFCLALLPSAACATAVQDAYPERVPLDPMPVYVWNIPLDIVILGLVSVFVPVLFVPMQLVFSLLAWLHFGHKRILRNNVLENETRNATYLCIRDNPGINTSSLSRLLGMNIGTLRYHVEMLCRMGTVVPEPNCRGMRYYVNTGACPGLERKVAGYLNEQSKSRILNIVLQYPGSTRKEIASRLIMSGANVTWHMKPLLRDGIVRDEKKGRFVRYYLCADAKECVQAHGSWKPAIAGGRVSGTGI; translated from the coding sequence ATGGTCACGCGGGTGCGGATTGCCGGAATCGCTCTGGCCATCTTCTGCCTCGCACTGCTGCCGTCTGCCGCATGTGCTACTGCCGTTCAGGACGCATATCCGGAGAGGGTGCCTTTGGATCCGATGCCGGTGTACGTCTGGAATATCCCCCTGGATATTGTTATTCTCGGACTCGTATCCGTATTTGTTCCGGTGCTCTTTGTCCCGATGCAACTTGTATTCTCGCTGCTCGCATGGCTGCATTTCGGCCATAAGAGGATCCTGCGCAATAACGTCCTTGAGAACGAAACCCGGAATGCAACGTACCTGTGCATACGCGATAATCCGGGAATCAATACAAGCTCTCTCTCCCGGTTGCTCGGGATGAATATCGGAACCCTCCGCTACCACGTAGAGATGTTATGCAGGATGGGAACGGTCGTCCCCGAGCCGAACTGCAGAGGCATGAGATATTACGTCAACACGGGCGCCTGTCCCGGTCTGGAACGAAAGGTGGCGGGATATCTCAACGAGCAGTCAAAGAGTCGGATACTCAATATCGTTTTGCAATACCCGGGAAGCACGAGAAAAGAGATCGCGTCCCGGCTCATAATGTCGGGTGCGAACGTCACCTGGCATATGAAACCGCTGCTCCGGGATGGTATTGTCAGAGACGAGAAGAAAGGACGGTTCGTACGCTACTACCTCTGCGCCGATGCGAAAGAGTGTGTACAAGCCCACGGATCGTGGAAGCCCGCGATCGCCGGGGGGCGTGTGTCCGGCACCGGTATCTGA